The Coffea eugenioides isolate CCC68of chromosome 8, Ceug_1.0, whole genome shotgun sequence genome has a segment encoding these proteins:
- the LOC113779264 gene encoding uncharacterized protein LOC113779264, whose product MYFPVGDPYWRCSVPPQPEGGSSPKQIFVGYLSSEASMLMTPHLWSSNDGKGSSDYLGKDILQSHPGAYGIDVRHIHPETGLGGLTSGTSIRGYPSPLRDPSSLGQRPDVASHPSPRIHDNIFDRPSSLRRINGLPVTEENQTFFLLMGFQLTVQEEK is encoded by the exons atgtattttcccGTGGGTGATCCATACTGGAGATGTAGTGTTCCTCCTCAGCCTGAGGGAG GAAGCAGCCCAAAACAAATCTTTGTTGGGTACTTGTCATCTGAGGCATCTATGCTGATGACTCCTCATCTGTGGAGCTCTAATGATGGGAAGGGTAGTTCAGACTACTTGGGGAAAGAT ATCCTACAGTCACATCCAGGTGCATATGGCATAGATGTCAGGCATATTCATCCTGAAACTGGTCTTGGTGGACTAACAAGTGGGACCAGCATTAGAGGTTATCCATCTCCATTGAGAGATCCTAGTTCACTAGGCCAAAGACCAGATGTTGCTTCTCATCCGAGTCCCAGAATCCATGATAACATCTTTGATAGGCCGAGTTCTTTGAGAAGGATTAATGGCCTTCCAGTTACGGAGGAGAATCAAACATTCTTTTTGTTGATGGGCTTCCAACTGACTGTTCAAGAAGAGAAGTAG
- the LOC113779100 gene encoding protein ALP1-like, with translation MNDSKRRRRRRDSGNIPNFEDGRAESNETNQFDVQKQGGVKTKELKEIITSLILLEEQEKRDQEELAKEEQEEKLFFENNHEKKGRAMLDYYSQLQEYQKETDLKDGVRKRKSRANSIVAATTVAAAAAVDAAENDAVSGSSKDGGGDQGSEKGVKGAPQRRLWVKNRSKAWWDQCNSAEFPEEEFKKAFRMGKDTFEMICNELTSAVAKENTMLRDAVPVRQRVAVCIWRLATGEPLRLVSKKFGLGISTCHKLVLEVCSAIRTVLMPKYLQWPDEESTRRIKDEYEATSGIPNVVGSMYTTHIPIIAPKISVAAYFNKRHTERNQKTSYSITVQGVVDPKGVFSDVCIGWPGSMPDDQVLEKSALFQRANQGLLKGVWIVGGSGYPLMDWVLVPYTQQHLTWTQHAFNEKTGEIQRIAKDAFARLKGRWSCLQKRTEVKLQDLPVVLGACCVLHNICELRNEEMDPELKFDLIDDEMVPEIPLRSANAMKARDAIAHNLLHHNHAGTSFLS, from the coding sequence ATGAATGATAGTAAGAGAAGACGGAGGAGGAGGGATAGTGGAAATATACCCAATTTTGAAGATGGTCGTGCTGAGAGTAACGAGACCAATCAATTTGATGTGCAGAAACAAGGTGGGGTTAAGACTAAAGAGTTGAAGGAGATCATAACTTCCTTGATATTACTTGAGGAGCAAGAAAAGAGGGATCAAGAGGAATTGGCAAAGGAAGAACAAGAGGAGAAGCTCTTCTTTGAAAACAACCACGAGAAGAAGGGGCGAGCCATGTTGGACTATTACTCCCAATTGCAGGAGTACCAGAAAGAAACAGATCTTAAAGATGGGGTCAGGAAAAGAAAGAGCAGGGCTAATAGTATTGTTGCTGCCACCACTGTTGCTGCCGCTGCCGCAGTTGATGCCGCGGAAAACGATGCAGTTTCGGGGAGTAGCAAGGACGGCGGAGGCGATCAGGGCAGCGAAAAGGGAGTTAAAGGGGCCCCACAGAGGCGGTTGTGGGTGAAGAATCGATCAAAGGCTTGGTGGGATCAATGCAACAGTGCTGAATTTCCTGAGGAGGAGTTCAAGAAGGCATTTAGGATGGGGAAAGATACATTTGAGATGATATGTAATGAATTGACCTCTGCGGTGGCTAAGGAGAATACTATGTTAAGGGATGCTGTCCCCGTTAGGCAACGGGTAGCGGTCTGCATATGGCGATTGGCCACCGGTGAGCCACTTAGGCTTGTATCCAAGAAGTTCGGATTGGGGATTTCAACATGTCATAAATTGGTTCTTGAGGTTTGTTCTGCGATAAGGACAGTTTTGATGCCCAAGTATCTTCAATGGCCTGATGAGGAATCAACCAGGAGGATTAAGGATGAGTATGAAGCCACATCGGGCATTCCTAATGTTGTGGGATCAATGTATACTACTCATATACCAATCATTGCTCCCAAGATTAGTGTGGCTGCTTATTTCAATAAGAGGCATACTGAGAGGAATCAGAAGACCTCATATTCAATTACAGTGCAAGGTGTTGTTGATCCAAAAGGGGTGTTTTCTGATGTATGCATTGGATGGCCTGGTTCAATGCCTGATGATCAGGTTTTGGAGAAATCTGCTCTCTTTCAGAGGGCTAATCAGGGGCTGCTGAAGGGTGTGTGGATTGTTGGGGGTTCTGGATACCCTTTGATGGATTGGGTATTGGTGCCCTACACACAACAGCACTTGACCTGGACTCAGCATGCTTTCAATGAGAAAACTGGGGAGATTCAGAGGATTGCAAAAGATGCCTTTGCCAGATTGAAAGGGAGATGGTCTTGTTTGCAGAAAAGAACTGAAGTGAAACTTCAGGACTTGCCGGTGGTACTAGGGGCATGCTGCGTCTTGCATAACATCTGTGAATTGAGGAATGAGGAAATGGATCCAGAACTTAAGTTTGATCTCATTGATGATGAGATGGTTCCAGAGATTCCATTGAGGTCAGCGAATGCAATGAAAGCAAGGGATGCCATTGCTCACAATCTCCTGCACCATAACCATGCTGGAACTTCTTTCCTATCCTAG
- the LOC113781598 gene encoding peptidyl-prolyl cis-trans isomerase CYP57: protein MSTVYVLEPPTNGKVILNTNYGPLDIELWPKEAPKAVRNFVQLCVEGYYDNTIFHRIIKSFLVQGGDPTATGQGGESIYGGVFADEFHSRLRFKHRGLVACAGAGSPNTNGSQFFITLDRCDWLDKKHTIFGKVTGDSIYNLLRIGEVETDKDDRPLDSPPKVLSVEVLWNPFEDIVPRVASSKSSQSSKVETEKKDTKQKATKKLNLLSFGDEAEEEEKESANVKTRIKSSHDVLDDPRLLKEENHTDDVKASEVKATRDKQLTVREALRSKREEPQGQSDAKLPEVSDFSDEDEANFDARMRQQILLKRKELGVLPTEQKKDKGGYGSASPRNRTLSPPRSHVESDDDRPKVEKLSLKKKGLGSEARAELMANADADLQLMNNAERERQLQKQKKRRRQGHEDEVLKRLEKFKAAFSSKSNGLKDEDAGGKDDVPEWMGVQLKFAPDPVKDNMSRSEDPNDYVVHDPLLEKGKEKFNKMQARQKRRQREWAGKSLT, encoded by the exons ATGTCGACGGTGTACGTATTGGAGCCGCCGACGAACGGGAAAGTGATATTGAACACCAATTACGGGCCGCTGGACATTGAGCTATGGCCAAAAGAAGCTCCGAAGGCCGTCAGAAACTTCGTCCAGCTTTGCGTCGAAGGTTACTACGATAATACCATCTTCCATCGGATTATCAAGTCCTTCCTCGTCCAAGGCGGCGACCCGACTGCCACTGGCCAAG GAGGCGAGAGCATATATGGTGGTGTGTTTGCTGATGAGTTCCATTCACGTTTAAGATTTAAGCATAGGGGTCTGGTTGCATGTGCTGGTGCTGGTTCACCAAATACAAATGGAAGCCAATTCTTTATAACCTTGGATCGTTGTGATTGGCTTGACAAAAAGCATACTATTTTTGGAAAA GTTACTGGAGATTCCATATATAACCTTCTAAGAATAGGTGAAGTTGAGACTGATAAGGATGATAGGCCATTGGATTCTCCCCCAAAAGTACTTTCCGTTGAG GTATTGTGGAATCCATTTGAGGATATTGTTCCCAGGGTAGCCTCTTCAAAGTCCTCGCAGTCTTCTAAAGTTGAAACTGAGAAGAAAGACACCAAGCAGAAAGCTACAAA AAAGTTGAACTTGCTTTCATTTGGAGATGAAGCAGAAGAGGAGGAGAAGGAATCGGCTAATGTCAAGACCCGGATTAAGAGCAGTCATGATGTATTAGATGATCCACGTCTTCTGAAAGAGGAGAATCATACTGATGATGTG AAAGCATCTGAAGTTAAAGCTACAAGGGATAAGCAGTTGACAGTCAGAGAGGCTTTACGTTCAAAAAGGGAAGAACCACAGGGACAATCAGATGCCAAGTTGCCTGAAGTTTCTGATTTTAGTGATGAAGATGAGGCTAACTTTGATGCAAGGATGCGTCAGCAGATACTGCTGAAAAGAAAGGAGCTTGGTGTTCTTCCAACTGAACAAAAGAAGGATAAGG GAGGTTATGGTAGTGCAAGTCCAAGAAACCGGACATTGTCTCCCCCAAG GTCCCATGTAGAAAGTGATGATGACCGACCAAAGGTGGAGAAATTGTCCTTGAAGAAAAAGGGACTGGGCTCAGAGGCTAGAGCTGAACTCATGGCTAATGCAGATGCTGACCTACAGTTGATGAACAATGCTGAACGTGAAAGACAGCTACAGAAGCAAAAGAAGCGCAGACGCCAAGGACATGAGGATGAA GTGCTGAAGAGACTGGAAAAATTCAAGGCAGCattttcttccaaatccaaTGGATTGAAAGATGAAGATGCAGGTGGTAAGGATGATGTACCAGAATGGATGGGGGTTCAGCTTAAGTTTGCTCCTGACCCTGTCAAG GATAATATGTCTCGGAGCGAAGATCCAAATGACTATGTGGTTCACGATCCTCTTCTGGAAAAAGGTAAAGAGAAGTTCAACAAGATGCAAGCCAGACAAAAGCGACGTCAAAGAGAGTGGGCTGGCAAATCTCTTACGTAG
- the LOC113781459 gene encoding protein CLP1 homolog: protein MAYVGGAAAAASGGPTSIRQVKLDKECELRIEVAETPFRLRLLTGTAEIFGTEIPPEIWLSFPPRLKFAVFTWYGATIEMDGTTETDYTADETPMVSYVNVHAVLEGRRNRAKASPGDSDASQGPRVIVVGPTDSGKSTLSRMLLSWAAKQGWKPTFVDLDIGQGSITIPGCVAATPIEMPIDPVEGIPLEMPLVYFHGHPTPSANVDFYKVLVKELAQTLEKQFSGNAESRAAGMVINTMGWIDGVGYDLLLHAIDAFSASVVLVLGQEKLCSMLKDVLKNKPNVDVVKLQKSGGVVSRNPKVRQRARGGRIREYFYGLANDLSPHSNIANFSDLSIYRIGGGPQAPRSALPIGAEPTADPTRLVPVNINRDLLHLVLAVSYAKEPEQIISSNVAGFIYITDIDIQRRKITYLAPCHGELPGKYLIVGSLTWVET from the exons ATGGCATATGTAGGTGGAGCGGCAGCAGCAGCATCAGGTGGGCCGACATCAATAAGACAAGTGAAGTTGGATAAAGAATGTGAGCTCAGAATTGAAGTGGCTGAAACGCCTTTCCGTCTTCGCCTTCTCACTGGAACAGCTGAGATTTTTGGCACTGAGATCCCTCCTGAAATCTGGCTTTCTTTCCCTCCAAGACTCAAATTTGCT GTTTTTACCTGGTATGGAGCCACAATTGAAATGGATGGTACCACTGAGACAGATTATACAGCAGATGAG ACTCCCATGGTTAGTTATGTGAATGTGCATGCGGTGCTAGAGGGACGAAGAAATCGCGCAAAAGCTTCGCCAGGTGACTCTGATGCCTCTCAG GGCCCCAGGGTTATTGTTGTGGGACCTACAGATTCTGGAAAAAGTACTTTGTCTAGGATGCTTCTCAGTTGGGCAGCTAAACAAGGTTGGAAACCAACATTTGTTGATTTGGACATAGGCCAAGGATCCATAACAATTCCTGGATGCGTAGCTGCTACACCGATTGAGATGCCAATTGATCCGGTTGAAGGAATCCCACTTGAGATGCCTTTGGTATACTTCCATGGGCATCCAACACCTAG TGCCAATGTAGATTTTTACAAGGTTCTTGTAAAGGAGCTTGCTCAAACTCTTGAGAAACAGTTTTCTGGGAATGCCGAATCTAGAGCAGCAGGCATGGTCATCAATACCATGGGATGGATAGATGGTGTTGGTTACGAT TTGCTGCTCCATGCAATTGATGCTTTTAGTGCCTCTGTTGTTCTGGTATTGGGTCAG GAGAAACTCTGCAGCATGCTCAAAGATGTACTGAAAAACAAGCCAAATGTTGATGTCGTGAAACTTCAAAAATCTGGTGGTGTTGTGTCAAGGAACCCAAAAGTGCGCCAAAGAGCCAGGGGTGGTAGGATAAGG GAGTACTTTTATGGTCTGGCAAATGATCTTTCCCCACATTCTAATATTGCTAACTTTAGCGACTTGTCCATCTATCGAATTGGTGGTGGGCCACAAGCCCCACGTTCAGCTTTGCCAATAGGGGCTGAGCCTACTGCAGACCCTACAAGATTGGTTCCTGTTAACATCAACAGAGACTTGCTCCATTTGGTTCTTGCTGTCTCATATGCGAAAGAACCAGAGCAAATTATATCAAG CAATGTTGCTGGGTTCATCTATATCACAGACATTGACATTCAGAG GAGGAAAATTACATATCTCGCACCATGTCATGGAGAACTTCCAGGTAAATATTTGATCGTGGGGAGCCTGACGTGGGTTGAAACCTAG